A DNA window from Guyparkeria halophila contains the following coding sequences:
- a CDS encoding LytR/AlgR family response regulator transcription factor, whose translation MMRALIVDDEPLARARLRRLLGRLGGIEVVGEAGNADEACAAMRQVPDLVFLDIEMPGENGIQLAHRLREADLPPAIVFTTAHADHALPASETAPAGYLLKPIEPAALSAAVERAGRPNRCQQTRRPTLTVRLGREELRLGPEHVVAAMAEDKATHLYLLDPADGRRREAWIEPSLNELEERFDGQLLRLHRNSLVNAAQIHSVSHHDGQHRCHVHHLDEPLMISRRAWRSVREVLGD comes from the coding sequence ATGATGCGCGCCCTGATCGTCGACGACGAGCCGCTGGCCCGCGCTCGGCTGCGCCGACTGCTCGGCCGGCTCGGCGGCATCGAGGTGGTCGGCGAGGCCGGCAACGCCGACGAGGCGTGCGCGGCCATGCGCCAGGTGCCCGATCTGGTGTTTCTCGACATCGAGATGCCCGGCGAGAACGGCATCCAGCTGGCCCATCGCCTGCGCGAGGCCGACCTGCCGCCGGCGATCGTCTTCACCACCGCCCATGCCGACCATGCCCTGCCCGCCAGCGAGACCGCCCCGGCCGGGTATCTGCTCAAGCCGATCGAGCCGGCGGCCCTGAGCGCGGCCGTCGAGCGCGCCGGCCGGCCCAATCGCTGCCAGCAGACCCGGCGACCGACCCTGACCGTGCGCCTTGGCCGCGAGGAACTGCGGCTGGGGCCCGAACACGTGGTCGCGGCGATGGCCGAGGACAAGGCCACTCATCTCTACCTACTCGACCCGGCGGATGGCCGGCGCCGCGAGGCCTGGATCGAGCCGAGCCTCAACGAGCTCGAGGAACGCTTCGACGGCCAGTTGTTACGCCTGCACCGCAACAGCCTGGTCAACGCCGCGCAGATCCACTCGGTCAGCCATCACGACGGCCAGCATCGTTGCCATGTGCATCACCTCGACGAGCCGCTGATGATCAGCCGACGCGCCTGGCGCTCGGTGCGCGAGGTCCTGGGCGACTGA
- a CDS encoding sensor histidine kinase translates to MQPSSSNPDQGPTRRDNVGDRALLPAALPAFCTARVILITLAMGAALSLLLTLVPGVGPERWARFGTTLWLVTWIALVTVALLCATRRWLDRAPLALLLGVIVLLLLTVTAVTSAAAFGALQSIGWRPQETAGQFLLHNLAIALLVGLIGIWVFSLHLGNARQINAAAEARLSALHARIRPHFLFNSLNTVAELVHDRPEAAEQAVLDLSRVFRAALAAESSSSLAEELELAQRYLEIERWRLGERLHVDWQLPDPLPEAQLPVLTLQPLVENAVRHSVERQAAPGPIRVECQAGGKSISLVIENDRVAGPDRHGRDHSEGNGMALANIRDRLALMFGEAASLRAGPVDGRFRVKLVIPRTGKGTAT, encoded by the coding sequence TTGCAGCCCTCATCATCCAATCCAGACCAAGGTCCGACCCGCCGGGACAATGTCGGCGACCGCGCGCTGCTGCCCGCCGCCCTGCCGGCCTTCTGCACCGCGCGGGTGATCCTGATCACCCTGGCGATGGGCGCGGCGCTCTCGCTGCTGCTGACCCTGGTGCCCGGGGTGGGGCCGGAACGCTGGGCACGCTTCGGCACCACGCTGTGGCTGGTGACCTGGATCGCGCTGGTGACGGTGGCCCTGCTCTGCGCCACGCGGCGCTGGCTGGATCGCGCGCCGCTGGCGCTGCTATTGGGCGTCATCGTGTTGCTGCTGTTGACGGTCACGGCCGTGACCAGCGCGGCCGCCTTCGGGGCCCTGCAGTCGATCGGCTGGCGCCCGCAGGAAACCGCCGGCCAGTTCCTGCTGCACAACCTCGCCATCGCCTTGCTGGTGGGATTGATCGGCATCTGGGTGTTCTCGCTGCACCTGGGCAATGCCCGCCAGATCAACGCCGCCGCCGAGGCGCGGCTGTCGGCGCTGCACGCCCGCATCCGGCCGCACTTCCTGTTCAACAGCCTCAACACGGTGGCCGAGCTGGTCCATGACCGCCCGGAGGCGGCCGAGCAGGCGGTGCTGGATCTCTCGCGCGTCTTCCGCGCGGCCCTGGCGGCGGAGTCGTCCAGCTCGCTGGCCGAGGAACTCGAGCTGGCGCAGCGCTATCTCGAGATCGAGCGCTGGCGGCTGGGCGAACGCCTGCACGTCGACTGGCAACTGCCCGATCCGCTACCCGAGGCCCAGTTGCCGGTGCTCACCCTCCAACCGCTGGTGGAGAATGCCGTGCGCCACAGTGTCGAGCGCCAGGCCGCCCCCGGCCCGATTCGGGTCGAGTGCCAGGCAGGGGGCAAGTCGATCAGTCTCGTGATCGAGAACGACCGGGTGGCCGGCCCCGATCGCCATGGCCGTGATCATAGCGAGGGCAACGGCATGGCACTGGCGAACATCCGCGACCGACTCGCGCTGATGTTCGGCGAGGCGGCCTCGTTGCGTGCCGGACCGGTCGACGGGCGCTTTCGGGTCAAGCTGGTGATCCCGCGGACGGGCAAGGGGACGGCGACATGA
- the argH gene encoding argininosuccinate lyase, producing MTDRDDKPAAKLWGGRFSEPTDAFVEAFTASIGFDQRLYDEDITGSIAHARMLARVGVITEDEAKKIVRGLEDIRGDIERGDLFWSVELEDVHMNIEARLIDRIGDVGKKLHTGRSRNDQVATDIRLFMRRAVDAIIEEANRLRRGLTDLAEAEADTVMPGFTHLQVAQPVSFGHHLLAWHDMLERDVERLIDTRKRINIMPLGSAALAGTSYPLDRDWVANELGFDGISENSLDAVSDRDFQIEFLSAASILMMHLSRMSEELVLWTSAQFNFIELPDRFCTGSSIMPQKKNPDVPELVRGKTGRVYGSLFSLLTLMKSQPLAYNKDNQEDKEPIFDTVDTLMGSLRAFADMIPAIQPNRERMREAARQGFSTATDLADYLVRQGVAFRDAHEIVGKAVRQATDKGCDLADLSLVELQALSGHIGEDVFDVLTVEGSMAARDLPGGTAPKRVRARAVAARAALDAFKIA from the coding sequence ATGACCGATCGCGACGACAAGCCAGCCGCCAAGCTCTGGGGCGGCCGTTTTTCCGAGCCCACCGACGCCTTTGTCGAGGCCTTCACCGCCTCGATCGGCTTCGACCAGCGCCTCTACGACGAGGACATCACCGGCTCGATCGCCCATGCCCGCATGCTCGCCCGCGTCGGGGTAATTACCGAGGACGAGGCCAAGAAGATCGTCCGCGGGCTCGAGGACATCCGCGGCGACATCGAGCGCGGCGACCTGTTCTGGTCGGTGGAGCTCGAGGACGTCCACATGAACATCGAGGCGCGCCTGATCGACCGCATCGGCGACGTCGGCAAGAAGCTGCATACCGGCCGCTCGCGTAACGACCAGGTCGCCACCGACATTCGCCTGTTCATGCGCCGGGCGGTCGACGCGATCATCGAGGAGGCCAACCGCCTGCGCCGCGGGCTGACGGACCTGGCCGAGGCCGAGGCCGACACCGTCATGCCCGGCTTTACCCACCTGCAGGTCGCCCAGCCGGTCAGCTTCGGCCATCACCTGCTCGCCTGGCACGACATGCTCGAGCGCGACGTCGAGCGCCTGATCGACACCCGCAAGCGCATCAACATCATGCCGCTGGGCTCGGCCGCGCTCGCCGGCACCTCCTACCCGCTCGACCGCGACTGGGTGGCCAACGAGCTCGGCTTCGACGGCATCAGCGAGAACTCGCTCGACGCCGTTTCCGATCGCGACTTCCAGATCGAATTCCTCTCGGCGGCCTCCATCCTGATGATGCACCTGTCGCGCATGAGTGAGGAGCTGGTGCTGTGGACCTCGGCGCAGTTCAACTTCATCGAGCTGCCCGACCGCTTCTGCACCGGCAGCTCGATCATGCCGCAGAAGAAGAACCCCGACGTCCCCGAGCTGGTGCGCGGCAAGACCGGCCGCGTCTACGGCAGCCTGTTCTCCCTGCTCACCTTGATGAAGAGCCAGCCGCTGGCCTACAACAAGGACAACCAGGAGGACAAGGAGCCCATCTTCGACACCGTCGACACCCTGATGGGCTCGCTGCGCGCCTTCGCCGACATGATTCCGGCCATCCAGCCCAACCGCGAGCGCATGCGCGAGGCCGCCCGCCAGGGCTTCTCCACCGCCACGGACCTGGCCGACTATCTCGTCCGCCAGGGCGTGGCCTTCCGCGATGCCCACGAGATCGTCGGCAAGGCCGTGCGCCAGGCCACCGACAAGGGCTGCGATCTGGCCGACCTGTCACTGGTCGAGCTGCAGGCGCTCTCGGGTCACATCGGCGAGGACGTCTTCGACGTGCTCACCGTCGAGGGCTCCATGGCCGCCCGCGACCTGCCGGGCGGCACCGCACCCAAGCGCGTCCGCGCCCGGGCCGTGGCGGCACGGGCGGCGCTGGATGCGTTCAAGATCGCCTGA
- a CDS encoding type II toxin-antitoxin system RelE/ParE family toxin, giving the protein MRVAFHPAAAEELEHAAMHYESLEPGLGQDFALEIHSAVQRAVEYPHAWPRLDETVRRTLARRFPYGVLYVHDADELLVLAVMHLHRQPGYWKERR; this is encoded by the coding sequence ATGAGGGTTGCCTTTCACCCGGCCGCCGCGGAAGAACTCGAACACGCGGCAATGCACTACGAATCGCTCGAGCCGGGACTCGGTCAGGATTTCGCCCTCGAAATTCACTCGGCGGTCCAGCGTGCCGTCGAGTACCCGCACGCATGGCCACGCCTCGACGAGACCGTCAGACGAACGTTGGCAAGACGATTCCCGTATGGCGTCCTCTACGTCCACGACGCGGATGAACTGCTGGTACTGGCGGTCATGCACCTGCACCGCCAGCCCGGCTATTGGAAAGAACGCCGCTAA
- a CDS encoding addiction module protein, with protein sequence MDTKQLLDEATSLPVEERALLVDSLLRSLNQPKTELDDQWAAEARKRLAEIRSGSATPIASDDVFRNLSDRLRG encoded by the coding sequence ATGGACACCAAACAACTGCTCGACGAGGCGACATCCCTTCCGGTGGAGGAACGCGCCTTGCTAGTCGACTCCCTGCTCAGAAGCCTGAACCAGCCCAAGACCGAACTGGATGATCAGTGGGCGGCAGAGGCCCGCAAACGGCTGGCAGAAATCCGGTCCGGCTCTGCCACCCCGATTGCCAGCGATGACGTGTTCCGCAACCTCTCGGATCGCCTGCGGGGATGA
- a CDS encoding alpha/beta hydrolase, with protein sequence MSRPLHLFLFHGLGADGDDLAPISDLITERVALTDHHWQVHRPDAPVSPVSLNGGLPMPSWFDLIADNGGIEADRDSLAGITADLQQQVQDTVGDDPYILGGFSQGGVLANRLMLTLPRPPLAAVMLSTWLPAPEQIVRPTDGRDPAVFIGHGEHDNLIPVRAAGMVNAFLQDCGLSNVTEQHYPVEHGILPEELQDITEWLNDYLNKQGAR encoded by the coding sequence ATGAGCCGACCGCTGCACCTGTTCCTGTTCCACGGCCTCGGCGCCGACGGCGATGACCTTGCGCCGATCAGCGACCTGATCACCGAGCGCGTGGCGCTGACCGACCACCACTGGCAGGTCCACCGCCCGGACGCGCCGGTCTCGCCGGTGTCGCTCAACGGCGGGCTGCCCATGCCCAGCTGGTTCGACCTGATCGCCGACAACGGCGGCATCGAGGCCGACCGCGACAGCCTCGCCGGCATCACCGCCGACCTGCAGCAGCAGGTCCAGGACACGGTCGGCGACGATCCCTACATCCTCGGCGGCTTCTCGCAGGGCGGCGTGCTCGCCAACCGCCTGATGCTGACCCTGCCGCGACCGCCGCTGGCCGCCGTGATGCTATCCACCTGGCTGCCCGCCCCCGAGCAGATCGTCCGACCCACCGACGGCCGCGACCCGGCGGTGTTCATCGGCCACGGCGAGCACGACAACCTGATCCCGGTGCGCGCCGCCGGAATGGTCAATGCGTTCCTGCAGGACTGCGGGCTCTCGAATGTGACCGAGCAGCACTATCCGGTGGAGCACGGCATCTTGCCGGAAGAACTGCAGGACATCACAGAGTGGTTAAACGATTATTTGAACAAACAAGGAGCACGTTAA
- the pdxH gene encoding pyridoxamine 5'-phosphate oxidase, translating to MAGEFDHRADRRDYLHGELDRHDLAVDPVDQLASWLIAAREAGNFDPTAMCVSTVDAEGWPSARYVLLKHFDARGLCFYTDTRSRKGQELDANPRAAITFFWPEVDRQVRVAGTVERLSDEDNEAYFRQRPRGSRLAAITSTQSAPIESRVALEARFEEMAERYPEGEVPRNPAWGGYRVVPREWEFWQGRASRLHDRFAYVRDGDNWAIERLMP from the coding sequence ATGGCGGGCGAATTCGATCACCGTGCCGACCGGCGCGACTACCTTCACGGCGAGCTGGATCGCCACGACCTGGCCGTCGACCCGGTCGACCAGCTGGCCAGTTGGTTGATCGCCGCGCGCGAGGCGGGCAACTTTGATCCCACCGCGATGTGCGTCTCCACCGTCGATGCCGAGGGCTGGCCGTCGGCGCGCTACGTGCTCCTCAAGCACTTCGACGCCCGCGGCCTGTGTTTCTACACCGACACCCGCAGCCGCAAGGGCCAGGAGCTCGATGCCAACCCGCGCGCCGCGATCACCTTCTTCTGGCCGGAGGTCGACCGCCAGGTGCGCGTCGCCGGCACCGTCGAGCGATTGTCCGACGAAGACAACGAGGCCTACTTTCGCCAGCGCCCGCGCGGCTCGCGGCTGGCGGCGATCACCTCCACCCAGAGCGCGCCGATCGAGTCGCGCGTTGCGCTGGAGGCGCGCTTCGAGGAAATGGCCGAGCGCTACCCGGAAGGCGAGGTACCACGCAATCCCGCCTGGGGCGGCTACCGCGTGGTGCCGCGCGAGTGGGAGTTCTGGCAGGGCCGAGCATCGCGGCTGCACGATCGCTTCGCCTACGTGCGGGATGGTGACAACTGGGCCATCGAACGGTTGATGCCGTGA
- a CDS encoding uracil-DNA glycosylase has protein sequence MTEAALERVQMEPAWREALAPVLLDTPMQQLRERLIEQGKNGTVIHPKPDEWFRAFNHTPLEQVRVVILGQDPYPTPGHANGLCFSVRPDVRPLPKSLLNIFKELDTDLGIQNSNGDLTHWADQGVLLLNAVLTVASGQPASHQGMGWEALTERAIRVLAEQPRPIVFVFWGAQAQKKAAHVHRPEHLVIKSPHPSPLSAYRGFFGSKPFSRINAFLESHDLVPIDWRTGVEPAPASHGN, from the coding sequence GTGACGGAAGCGGCCCTCGAACGCGTCCAGATGGAGCCGGCGTGGCGCGAGGCGCTCGCCCCGGTGCTGCTCGATACGCCCATGCAGCAACTGCGCGAGCGGCTCATCGAGCAGGGGAAGAACGGCACCGTTATCCACCCCAAGCCCGACGAGTGGTTCCGCGCCTTCAATCACACCCCGCTCGAGCAGGTGCGGGTGGTCATCCTCGGCCAGGACCCCTACCCCACGCCGGGGCACGCCAACGGGCTGTGCTTTTCCGTGCGCCCGGACGTGCGCCCGCTGCCGAAGTCGCTCTTGAACATCTTCAAGGAGCTGGACACCGATCTCGGCATCCAGAACAGCAACGGCGATCTCACTCACTGGGCCGACCAGGGCGTGCTGCTGCTCAACGCCGTGCTCACCGTCGCCTCCGGTCAGCCGGCCTCGCACCAAGGCATGGGCTGGGAGGCGCTGACCGAGCGGGCCATCCGCGTGCTCGCCGAACAGCCGCGACCGATCGTGTTCGTCTTCTGGGGCGCGCAGGCGCAGAAGAAGGCCGCTCACGTTCACCGCCCCGAGCACCTGGTGATCAAGAGCCCGCACCCCTCGCCGCTGTCCGCCTATCGCGGTTTCTTCGGCTCCAAGCCCTTCTCGCGTATCAACGCCTTTCTCGAGTCCCACGATCTGGTGCCGATCGACTGGCGTACGGGCGTGGAGCCCGCCCCGGCGTCGCACGGCAACTGA
- the radC gene encoding RadC family protein, with protein MPITDWPTTERPRERLLARGPASLSDAELLAIFLRTGVTGRSAVDLARDLLSHFGSISALLNASRSEFGQARGLGDAKFCQLQAVLELARRHFAEELRVGPDIASPQAVFRFLQAELDGETQEVFGALYLDNRHRVLAFERLFFGTIDQAAVHPREVVRAVMRHNAAAVILAHNHPSGVAEPSSADRRITERLREALNLIDVRLLDHVVVGRPCISMAERGLL; from the coding sequence ATGCCCATCACCGACTGGCCGACCACCGAGCGGCCACGCGAACGCCTGCTGGCCCGTGGGCCGGCGAGCCTCTCCGACGCCGAACTGCTGGCGATCTTCCTGCGCACCGGGGTCACTGGCCGCTCGGCGGTCGATCTCGCCCGCGATCTGCTCTCGCACTTCGGCTCGATCAGCGCCCTGCTCAATGCCTCACGCAGCGAGTTCGGACAGGCCCGCGGGCTGGGGGACGCCAAGTTCTGCCAACTGCAGGCCGTCCTTGAACTCGCCCGGCGTCACTTCGCCGAGGAACTGCGCGTCGGACCGGACATCGCCAGCCCGCAGGCGGTATTCCGTTTCCTGCAGGCCGAGCTCGACGGCGAAACGCAGGAGGTCTTCGGCGCACTGTATCTCGACAACCGCCACCGGGTGCTCGCCTTCGAACGCCTGTTCTTCGGCACCATCGACCAGGCCGCCGTCCATCCGCGCGAGGTGGTCCGCGCCGTGATGCGCCACAACGCCGCCGCGGTGATCCTCGCCCACAACCACCCTTCCGGCGTGGCCGAACCCAGCAGCGCCGACCGGCGCATCACGGAACGCCTACGCGAGGCGCTGAATCTCATCGACGTGCGCCTGCTGGATCACGTGGTGGTGGGCCGCCCCTGCATATCGATGGCCGAACGGGGCCTACTGTAG
- a CDS encoding HvfC family RiPP maturation protein, translating into MSDETYRADRRGTNEHATPQSDGAVGLSRNPSQDFRAIQEAFTAHVRDPDANPPPPGSKPERMAWYAKLFFNNIDGTLENAFPALRASLDDDDWQGLTRPFFRDHPAHSPILRDLPAEFVDFLQEDPGLADWQRELAAYELTRFDLMAEDADPAPADLDPAGDLLAGRPVVSSLVRLMVTAYPVDRLAAKLEAGETPEIPPAGMHHLALHRDEHGAPYALNLTPGSAQLLLALTEKEGQTGEEVVAALAEAFGRPVDELLGFAAEQLEKWRAQGILLGARLPN; encoded by the coding sequence GTGAGCGACGAGACATATCGGGCAGATAGGCGAGGAACGAACGAGCACGCGACGCCGCAATCGGACGGCGCAGTAGGTTTGTCGAGGAACCCTTCACAGGATTTCCGCGCCATACAGGAGGCATTCACGGCCCACGTGCGCGACCCGGACGCCAACCCGCCGCCCCCGGGCAGCAAGCCCGAGCGGATGGCCTGGTACGCCAAGCTGTTCTTCAACAACATCGACGGCACGCTGGAAAACGCCTTCCCGGCGCTGCGCGCGAGCCTCGATGATGACGACTGGCAGGGACTGACCCGACCGTTCTTCCGTGACCACCCGGCGCACTCGCCGATCCTGCGCGACCTGCCGGCCGAGTTCGTCGATTTCCTGCAGGAAGACCCCGGGCTGGCCGACTGGCAGCGCGAACTGGCGGCCTACGAGCTGACGCGCTTCGACCTGATGGCCGAGGACGCCGATCCCGCCCCGGCCGACCTCGATCCGGCCGGCGACCTGCTCGCCGGCCGCCCCGTGGTCTCCTCGCTGGTCCGGCTGATGGTGACCGCCTACCCGGTCGACCGCCTCGCCGCGAAGCTCGAGGCCGGGGAGACGCCCGAGATCCCGCCGGCGGGCATGCACCACCTCGCCCTGCACCGCGACGAGCACGGCGCGCCATACGCGCTCAATCTCACGCCCGGCAGCGCCCAACTACTGCTCGCCCTGACCGAGAAAGAGGGACAGACCGGCGAGGAGGTCGTCGCCGCACTGGCCGAGGCCTTTGGTCGCCCGGTCGACGAGCTGCTGGGCTTTGCCGCCGAACAGCTGGAAAAATGGCGGGCACAAGGCATCCTGCTGGGGGCACGCCTGCCCAACTGA
- a CDS encoding HvfB family MNIO-type RiPP peptide maturase — translation MSPQSASPNVTQHVPVGIGLRRGPLMREIEEQRPDVDFLEVAPENWLRFGGPVKERFKALLQDYPLYTHGLSLSIGGPAELDLDFVDAVGEFLDEYQPALYSEHLSFCSDNAHLYDLMPIPFTEEAIDHVVARIDTVQQRLGRRLVLENVSYYSPVESTMDEQAFILSILERSDCDLLLDVNNVFVNSVNHGYDPYAFIDAMPAERVRYLHVAGHHQVEEDLIIDSHGAPVSAPVWDLLEHTYRHVGPVPTLLERDFDIPPLEELMGEVAQIRRAAERALGSRAA, via the coding sequence ATGAGCCCCCAGTCCGCCAGCCCCAACGTCACGCAGCACGTTCCAGTCGGTATCGGCCTGCGCCGCGGCCCGCTCATGCGCGAGATCGAGGAACAGCGCCCCGACGTCGACTTTCTCGAGGTCGCCCCCGAGAACTGGCTGCGCTTCGGCGGGCCGGTCAAGGAACGCTTCAAGGCGCTCTTGCAGGACTACCCGCTCTACACCCACGGCCTGTCGCTGTCGATCGGCGGCCCGGCCGAACTCGACCTCGACTTCGTCGACGCCGTGGGTGAGTTCCTCGACGAGTACCAACCGGCGCTCTACAGCGAGCATCTGTCGTTCTGCTCGGACAACGCGCACCTCTACGACCTGATGCCGATCCCCTTCACCGAGGAGGCGATCGACCATGTGGTCGCGCGCATCGACACGGTCCAGCAGCGCCTCGGCCGCCGGCTGGTGCTGGAGAACGTCTCCTACTACTCGCCGGTGGAATCCACCATGGACGAACAGGCGTTCATCCTGTCGATCCTCGAGCGCTCGGACTGCGACCTGCTGCTAGACGTGAACAACGTGTTCGTCAACAGCGTCAACCACGGCTACGACCCCTACGCCTTCATCGACGCCATGCCGGCCGAGCGGGTGCGCTACCTGCACGTCGCCGGCCACCATCAGGTCGAAGAAGACCTGATCATCGACAGCCACGGCGCGCCGGTCAGCGCCCCGGTGTGGGACCTGCTCGAGCACACCTACCGCCACGTCGGGCCGGTGCCGACGCTGCTGGAGCGCGACTTCGACATCCCGCCGCTCGAGGAGCTGATGGGCGAGGTCGCGCAGATCCGCCGCGCCGCCGAACGCGCCTTGGGCAGCCGGGCCGCCTAA
- a CDS encoding thioredoxin family protein has product MLATHPIPLRRIGLATLAPLAGLLLMGMATPPGQADEPATGTERTEVPLMSDLENVEADLAYMQAQQIPMLMFFHATYCSYCRTVDDEFLQTMAADPDYKGRLIIRRVEIDSAEPEILWQGTSYTPVEFARFQGVQLVPEVIYFAPGGKQVVDELKGVTVPDFYPQYLDQRLRAAERCIEDPTLEVCTDGIDQPRRDLKAE; this is encoded by the coding sequence TTGCTCGCAACACACCCCATTCCACTCCGTCGCATCGGCTTGGCCACGCTGGCACCTCTGGCCGGCCTGCTGCTCATGGGCATGGCCACGCCGCCCGGGCAGGCCGACGAACCGGCGACCGGCACCGAGCGCACCGAAGTGCCGCTGATGAGCGACCTGGAGAACGTCGAGGCGGATCTGGCCTATATGCAGGCGCAGCAGATCCCCATGCTCATGTTCTTCCACGCCACCTACTGCAGCTACTGCCGGACGGTCGACGACGAGTTCCTGCAGACGATGGCCGCCGACCCCGACTACAAGGGTCGCCTGATCATCCGCCGGGTGGAGATCGACTCGGCCGAGCCGGAGATCCTCTGGCAGGGCACCTCCTACACGCCGGTGGAATTCGCCCGGTTTCAGGGCGTGCAGCTGGTCCCCGAGGTGATCTACTTCGCCCCCGGCGGCAAGCAGGTGGTCGACGAACTCAAGGGCGTGACCGTGCCGGACTTCTACCCGCAGTATCTCGACCAACGCCTGCGCGCTGCTGAGCGCTGCATCGAGGATCCGACCCTCGAGGTCTGCACCGACGGCATCGACCAGCCGCGCCGTGACCTCAAGGCCGAGTGA
- the hemC gene encoding hydroxymethylbilane synthase encodes MSKAFSEGRVLRIATRASLLALWQAEFVSAELKKRNPGLEVELVKMTTRGDQLLDSPLSKIGGKALFVKELEVAMLEDRADIAVHSMKDVPMQFPDGLELIAILEGDDPHDAFVSNKYGNLDQMPAGSVVGTSSLRRETQVRERFPDLEVKTLRGNIHTRLRKLDDGEYDAIILAASGLKRAELADRITHRLSAEESLPAMGQGALGIEARSDDAAVHALIDPLIDTDTTTRVTAERAFNTRLNGGCQVPIGGHALLVEDDQLWLRGLVGRPDGSETLRDEITGPRDQAEALGIELAERVLRDGADKILAEVGIETEAPDQG; translated from the coding sequence ATGAGCAAGGCATTTTCCGAGGGCCGCGTGCTGCGGATCGCCACCCGAGCCAGCCTGCTGGCGCTTTGGCAGGCGGAATTCGTGTCCGCCGAGCTGAAAAAGCGCAACCCGGGGCTTGAGGTCGAGCTGGTGAAGATGACCACCCGCGGTGACCAGCTGCTCGACAGCCCGCTGTCGAAGATCGGCGGCAAGGCGCTGTTCGTCAAGGAACTCGAGGTCGCCATGCTCGAGGATCGCGCCGACATCGCCGTGCACTCGATGAAGGACGTGCCGATGCAGTTCCCGGATGGCCTGGAGCTGATCGCCATCCTCGAGGGCGACGACCCGCACGACGCCTTCGTCTCCAACAAGTACGGCAACCTCGACCAGATGCCGGCAGGCTCCGTGGTCGGCACCTCCAGCCTGCGCCGCGAGACCCAGGTGCGCGAGCGCTTCCCGGACCTCGAGGTCAAGACCCTGCGAGGCAATATCCACACCCGCCTGCGCAAGCTCGACGACGGTGAGTACGACGCGATCATCCTGGCCGCCTCGGGCCTCAAGCGCGCCGAGCTGGCCGATCGCATCACGCATCGCCTTTCGGCCGAGGAGTCGCTGCCGGCGATGGGCCAGGGCGCGCTGGGCATCGAGGCACGCAGCGACGATGCGGCGGTGCACGCGCTGATCGACCCGCTGATCGACACGGATACCACCACCCGCGTGACCGCCGAGCGGGCATTCAACACCCGTCTCAATGGCGGTTGCCAGGTGCCGATCGGTGGCCATGCCCTGTTGGTCGAGGACGACCAGCTGTGGCTGCGCGGCCTGGTGGGTCGCCCCGACGGCTCGGAGACCCTGCGCGACGAGATCACGGGGCCGCGCGACCAGGCCGAGGCACTGGGCATCGAGTTGGCCGAGCGCGTGCTGCGCGATGGCGCCGACAAGATCCTCGCCGAGGTGGGTATCGAGACCGAGGCGCCCGATCAGGGCTGA